A single Streptomyces mirabilis DNA region contains:
- a CDS encoding FAD-binding oxidoreductase: MPADTASDPAGSASDPAEPVSVTGWGRTAPTTARLVRPRTYEEAAAAVRACGVRGGIARGLGRAYGDAAQNAGGAVLDMTGLDRVHAIDVAGGTVLCDAGVSLHRLMEVLLPLGWFVPVTPGTRYVTVGGAIGADIHGKNHHVSGSFTRHVLSFELLTADGAIRTVGRDTPLFDATAGGMGLTGVILTATVRLQPVATSLMSVDTERAADLDDLMARLTATDHRYRYSVAWIDLLARGRSTGRSVLTRGEHAPLDALPARARRRPLAFRPPRFPSAPAFVPEGLLGRGTVGLFNELWYRKAPRARAGELQRISAFFHPLDGVPHWNRVYGRGGFVQYQFVVRHGCEEALRHIVRRIAERRCPSFLAVLKRFGEGDPGWLSFPMPGWTLALDIPANLPGLGAFLDELDEQVAGAGGRVYLAKDARLRPELLACMYPRLTEFRQLRAELDPRGVFTSDLSRRLDL, from the coding sequence ATGCCTGCCGACACCGCCTCCGACCCGGCCGGATCCGCCTCCGACCCGGCCGAACCCGTCTCCGTCACGGGCTGGGGCCGCACCGCCCCGACCACCGCCCGTCTGGTCCGCCCGCGCACCTACGAGGAAGCGGCGGCCGCCGTCCGCGCCTGCGGGGTCCGCGGAGGCATCGCCCGGGGCCTGGGCCGGGCGTACGGGGACGCGGCGCAGAACGCGGGCGGGGCCGTGCTCGACATGACCGGCCTCGACCGCGTCCACGCGATCGACGTCGCCGGCGGGACCGTGCTCTGCGACGCGGGCGTGAGCCTGCATCGGCTGATGGAAGTCCTGCTCCCGCTCGGCTGGTTCGTGCCGGTCACGCCCGGGACCCGCTATGTGACCGTCGGCGGCGCGATCGGCGCGGACATCCACGGCAAGAACCACCACGTGTCCGGCTCGTTCACCCGCCACGTCCTCTCCTTCGAACTGCTGACCGCGGACGGCGCGATCCGCACGGTGGGCCGGGACACCCCCCTCTTCGACGCCACCGCGGGCGGCATGGGCCTGACCGGGGTGATCCTCACGGCGACCGTCCGGCTCCAGCCCGTCGCCACCTCGCTGATGTCCGTCGACACCGAACGCGCGGCGGACCTGGACGACCTGATGGCCCGTCTCACCGCCACGGACCACCGATACCGGTACTCGGTCGCCTGGATCGACCTGCTCGCGCGCGGCCGCTCGACGGGACGCTCGGTGCTCACCCGCGGGGAGCACGCCCCCCTGGACGCGCTCCCCGCACGCGCGCGCCGGCGCCCGCTGGCGTTCCGCCCACCGCGGTTCCCGTCCGCGCCCGCCTTCGTACCGGAGGGTCTGCTCGGCCGCGGAACGGTGGGCCTCTTCAATGAGCTCTGGTACCGGAAGGCGCCCCGCGCGCGTGCCGGTGAGCTACAGCGGATCTCGGCCTTCTTCCACCCGCTCGACGGGGTGCCGCACTGGAACCGGGTCTACGGGCGCGGTGGCTTCGTGCAGTACCAGTTCGTCGTCAGGCACGGGTGCGAGGAGGCCCTGCGGCACATCGTGCGGCGCATCGCCGAACGCCGGTGCCCGTCCTTCCTCGCCGTCCTGAAGCGTTTCGGTGAGGGCGATCCGGGCTGGCTCTCCTTCCCGATGCCGGGCTGGACCCTCGCCCTGGACATCCCCGCGAACCTGCCGGGCCTCGGTGCCTTCCTCGACGAGCTGGACGAGCAGGTCGCCGGAGCGGGCGGACGCGTGTACCTGGCGAAGGACGCGCGACTGCGGCCGGAACTGCTGGCCTGCATGTATCCACGGCTGACCGAATTCCGGCAGCTGCGGGCCGAGTTGGACCCGCGCGGCGTGTTCACCTCCGACCTGTCCCGCCGCCTCGACCTCTAG
- a CDS encoding decaprenylphospho-beta-D-erythro-pentofuranosid-2-ulose 2-reductase: MKDAFGAPQSLLILGGTSEIALATARRLIARRTRTVWLAGRPSPSLERDAEHLRGLGADVRTLAFDALDPESHETVLGKVFAEGDLDMVLLAFGVLGDQARDEREPVAAARIAQTNYTGAVSALLVCARALQTQGHGSLVVLSSVAGERARRSNFIYGSSKAGLDAFAQGLGDALYGTGVHVMVVRPGFVRTKMTAGRAEGPMATTPEAVATAIEVGLRRRSETVWVPGALRLVMAALRHVPRALFRRLPI, from the coding sequence ATGAAGGACGCTTTCGGAGCCCCGCAGTCCCTGCTGATCCTCGGCGGCACGTCCGAGATCGCGCTGGCCACGGCGCGCCGTCTGATCGCCCGGCGCACCCGCACGGTGTGGCTCGCCGGACGGCCCTCGCCGTCCCTGGAGCGGGACGCCGAGCACCTGCGCGGACTGGGCGCGGACGTCCGTACCCTCGCCTTCGACGCGCTCGACCCCGAGTCTCACGAGACGGTCCTCGGCAAGGTCTTCGCCGAGGGCGACCTCGACATGGTGCTGCTCGCCTTCGGGGTCCTCGGCGACCAGGCCCGGGACGAGCGGGAGCCGGTGGCCGCCGCCCGGATCGCGCAGACCAACTACACGGGTGCGGTGTCGGCCCTGCTGGTGTGCGCGCGGGCCCTCCAGACGCAGGGGCACGGCTCCCTCGTGGTGCTCTCCTCGGTCGCGGGCGAGCGCGCCCGCCGCTCCAACTTCATCTATGGGTCGAGCAAGGCGGGCCTGGACGCCTTCGCCCAGGGTCTGGGCGACGCGCTGTACGGCACCGGCGTCCACGTGATGGTCGTACGCCCGGGGTTCGTCCGTACGAAGATGACCGCGGGGCGCGCGGAAGGACCCATGGCCACCACACCGGAGGCGGTCGCGACGGCCATCGAGGTGGGGCTGCGACGGCGCTCGGAGACGGTGTGGGTGCCGGGGGCGCTGCGGCTGGTGATGGCGGCGCTGCGGCACGTACCGCGAGCGCTGTTCCGCCGCCTGCCGATCTAG
- a CDS encoding 2'-5' RNA ligase family protein, producing MGTVTIGVSIAVPEPYGSLLQERRAGFGDPAACGIPTHVTLLPPTEVHAADLPAVEAHLTEVAVAGRPFPMRLSGTGTFRPLSPVVFVKVVQGAEACTWLQQRVRDASGPVARELQFPYHPHVTVAHGIDDAAMDRAFQELADYDAAWPCTGFALYEQGPDSVWRKLREFAFGGSVVPPQAGHVDVERGTIASR from the coding sequence GTGGGGACCGTAACGATCGGCGTGTCGATCGCGGTCCCGGAGCCTTACGGCAGCCTGCTCCAGGAGCGGCGCGCGGGCTTCGGCGACCCCGCGGCTTGTGGCATCCCCACGCACGTCACCCTGCTGCCGCCGACGGAGGTCCACGCCGCCGACCTGCCGGCCGTCGAGGCGCACCTGACCGAGGTCGCCGTGGCCGGGCGGCCCTTCCCGATGCGGCTGTCGGGCACCGGCACCTTCCGGCCCCTGTCACCGGTGGTGTTCGTGAAGGTCGTCCAGGGCGCCGAGGCCTGCACCTGGCTCCAGCAGCGGGTCCGCGACGCCTCCGGTCCCGTGGCACGCGAACTGCAGTTTCCGTACCACCCGCACGTCACGGTGGCGCACGGCATCGACGACGCGGCGATGGACCGCGCGTTCCAGGAGCTCGCCGACTACGACGCCGCGTGGCCCTGCACGGGGTTCGCGCTCTACGAACAGGGCCCCGACAGTGTGTGGCGCAAGCTCCGGGAGTTCGCCTTCGGCGGATCCGTGGTGCCACCGCAGGCGGGCCACGTGGACGTGGAACGCGGGACCATCGCTAGCCGCTAG
- the trpS gene encoding tryptophan--tRNA ligase: MASERPRVLSGIQPTAGSFHLGNYLGAVRQWVALQESHDAFYMVVDLHAITVPQDPADLRANTRLATAQLLAAGLDPDRCTLFVQSHVPEHAQLAWIMNCLTGFGEASRMTQFKDKSARQGSDRASVGLFTYPILQVADILLYQANEVPVGEDQRQHVELTRDLAERFNGRFGETFTIPKPYILKETAKIYDLQDPSIKMSKSASTPKGLINLLDEPKTTAKKVKSAVTDTDTVIRYDSEHKPGISNLLTIYSTLTGTGIAELEEKYAGKGYGALKTDLAEVMVDFVTPFRERTQAYLDDPETLDSILAKGAEKARAVAAETLAQAYDRVGFLPAKH; the protein is encoded by the coding sequence ATGGCCTCTGAACGTCCCCGCGTGCTCTCCGGAATCCAGCCCACAGCAGGCTCGTTCCACCTCGGCAACTACCTCGGCGCCGTCCGCCAGTGGGTGGCTCTGCAGGAGTCCCACGACGCCTTCTACATGGTCGTCGACCTGCACGCGATCACCGTTCCGCAGGACCCGGCGGACCTGCGCGCGAACACCCGGCTCGCCACCGCGCAGCTGCTCGCCGCCGGCCTCGACCCGGACCGCTGCACGCTCTTCGTCCAGAGCCATGTCCCCGAGCACGCCCAGCTCGCCTGGATCATGAACTGCCTCACCGGCTTCGGCGAGGCCTCCCGCATGACCCAGTTCAAGGACAAGTCCGCCAGGCAGGGCTCGGACCGCGCGTCCGTCGGCCTGTTCACGTACCCGATCCTCCAGGTCGCCGACATCCTGCTGTACCAGGCGAACGAGGTCCCGGTCGGCGAGGACCAGCGCCAGCACGTCGAGCTCACCCGCGACCTCGCCGAGCGCTTCAACGGCCGCTTCGGCGAGACCTTCACGATCCCGAAGCCGTACATCCTCAAGGAGACGGCGAAGATCTACGACCTCCAGGACCCGTCGATCAAGATGAGCAAGTCGGCGTCCACGCCGAAGGGCCTCATCAACCTGCTCGACGAGCCGAAGACCACCGCCAAGAAGGTCAAGAGCGCGGTCACCGACACGGACACCGTCATCAGGTATGACAGCGAGCACAAACCGGGTATCAGCAATCTGCTGACCATCTACTCGACCCTCACCGGTACCGGTATCGCGGAACTGGAGGAGAAGTACGCGGGCAAGGGCTACGGTGCGCTCAAGACGGACCTCGCCGAGGTCATGGTCGATTTCGTGACGCCGTTCCGGGAGCGCACCCAGGCGTATCTGGACGACCCGGAGACGCTCGACTCGATCCTGGCCAAGGGAGCCGAGAAGGCGCGCGCCGTCGCCGCGGAGACGCTCGCGCAGGCGTACGACCGGGTGGGCTTCCTGCCCGCCAAGCACTGA
- a CDS encoding glycine hydroxymethyltransferase yields MRLGRPVNAERHVRRPSMPEPLSTESTAFRSALDVIRAVEPRVADAIGQEIADQRDMLKLIASENYASPATLLAMGNWFSDKYAEGTVGRRFYAGCRNVDTVEALAAEHARELFGAEHAYAQPHSGIDANLVAFWAVLAARVEAPALAKAGVRNVNDLSDADWAELRQAFGNQRMLGMSLDAGGHLTHGFRPNISGKMFDQRSYGTDPATGLIDYEALRTSAREFKPLIIVAGYSAYPRLVNFRIMREIADEVGATLMVDMAHFAGLVAGKVLTGDFDPVPHAQIVTTTTHKSLRGPRGGMVLCDESLAEQVDRGCPMVLGGPLPHVMAAKAVALAEARRPEFRDYAQAVVDNARALAEGLMRRGATLVTGGTDNHLNLIDVASSYGLTGRQAESALLDSGIVTNRNAIPADPNGAWYTSGIRIGTPALTTRGLGTTEMDEIAGLIDRVLTAAEAGTTAKGAPSKAQHVLDPKISDEISHRATDLLAPFPLYPEIDLG; encoded by the coding sequence GTGCGCCTGGGCCGACCCGTGAACGCTGAACGCCACGTCCGGAGGCCGTCAATGCCCGAGCCCCTCTCCACCGAGTCCACCGCCTTCCGCAGCGCCCTCGACGTGATCCGGGCCGTGGAGCCCCGCGTCGCCGACGCCATCGGTCAGGAAATCGCCGACCAGCGCGACATGCTCAAGCTGATCGCGTCGGAGAACTACGCCTCCCCGGCCACCCTGCTGGCCATGGGCAACTGGTTCAGCGACAAGTACGCCGAGGGCACCGTCGGCCGCCGCTTCTACGCCGGCTGCCGCAACGTCGACACCGTCGAGGCCCTCGCCGCCGAGCACGCCCGCGAGCTCTTCGGCGCCGAGCACGCCTACGCCCAGCCGCACTCCGGCATCGACGCCAACCTGGTCGCCTTCTGGGCCGTCCTCGCCGCCCGCGTCGAGGCCCCGGCCCTCGCGAAGGCCGGGGTCCGCAACGTCAACGACCTTTCCGACGCCGACTGGGCCGAGCTGCGCCAGGCCTTCGGCAACCAGCGCATGCTCGGCATGTCCCTGGACGCCGGCGGCCACCTCACCCACGGCTTCCGCCCGAACATCTCAGGAAAGATGTTCGACCAGCGTTCCTACGGCACCGACCCCGCCACCGGCCTCATCGACTACGAGGCGCTGCGGACGTCGGCCCGTGAGTTCAAGCCGCTGATCATCGTCGCCGGCTACTCCGCCTACCCCCGCCTGGTGAACTTCCGGATCATGCGGGAGATCGCCGACGAGGTCGGTGCGACCCTGATGGTCGACATGGCGCACTTCGCCGGTCTGGTCGCGGGCAAGGTCCTCACCGGCGACTTCGACCCCGTCCCGCACGCCCAGATCGTCACCACCACCACGCACAAGTCGCTGCGCGGCCCGCGCGGTGGCATGGTCCTGTGCGACGAGAGCCTCGCCGAGCAGGTCGACCGCGGCTGCCCGATGGTGCTCGGCGGCCCCCTCCCGCACGTCATGGCGGCCAAGGCCGTCGCGCTCGCCGAGGCCCGCCGCCCCGAGTTCCGCGACTACGCCCAGGCCGTCGTCGACAACGCCCGCGCCCTCGCCGAGGGCCTGATGCGGCGCGGCGCCACCCTGGTCACCGGCGGCACGGACAACCACCTCAACCTGATCGACGTCGCCTCCTCCTACGGCCTCACCGGCCGCCAGGCCGAGTCCGCGCTGCTCGACTCGGGCATCGTCACCAACCGCAACGCCATCCCCGCCGACCCGAACGGTGCCTGGTACACCTCCGGCATTCGTATCGGCACGCCCGCGCTGACCACCCGTGGCCTGGGTACCACCGAGATGGACGAGATCGCCGGTCTCATCGACCGCGTCCTCACCGCCGCCGAGGCCGGCACCACCGCCAAGGGCGCCCCCTCCAAGGCCCAGCACGTCCTGGACCCGAAGATCTCCGACGAGATCTCCCACCGCGCCACCGACCTGCTGGCCCCGTTCCCGCTCTACCCGGAGATCGACCTCGGCTGA
- the rocD gene encoding ornithine--oxo-acid transaminase, with amino-acid sequence MTTTERLIASAEAHGAHNYHPLPVVVATADGAWMTDVEGRRFLDLLAGYSALNFGHGNRRLLDAARAQLERVTLTSRAFHHDRFADFCAQLAQLCGMEMVLPMNTGAEAVETAVKTARKWGYRVKGVPDGRARIVVASDNFHGRTTTLISFSTDAEARTDFGPFTPGFDIVPYGDLAALRAAVTEETVAVLLEPIQGEAGVLVPPPGYLAGVREVTRERNVLFVADEIQSGLGRTGRTFACEHEGVVPDMYVLGKALGGGVVPVSAVVSSREVLGVFRPGEHGSTFGGNPLACAVALEVIAMLRSGEYQRRAAELGDHLHRELGLLTGTGHVTAVRGRGLWAGVDIAPEYGTGREISERLMDRGVLAKDTHGVTVRIAPPLVISKEDLDWGLAQLRAVLGAD; translated from the coding sequence GTGACCACCACCGAACGACTCATCGCCTCCGCCGAAGCGCACGGCGCGCACAACTACCACCCGCTGCCGGTCGTCGTGGCGACGGCGGACGGGGCCTGGATGACGGATGTCGAGGGCCGCCGCTTCCTCGACCTGCTGGCCGGCTACTCGGCGCTGAACTTCGGCCACGGCAACCGGCGGCTGCTCGACGCGGCCCGGGCGCAGTTGGAGCGGGTGACGCTGACCTCGCGGGCCTTCCACCACGACCGGTTCGCCGACTTCTGCGCGCAGCTCGCGCAGCTGTGCGGCATGGAGATGGTGCTGCCGATGAACACGGGCGCGGAAGCGGTGGAGACCGCCGTGAAAACGGCCAGGAAGTGGGGGTACCGCGTCAAGGGCGTCCCGGACGGACGGGCGAGGATCGTCGTGGCGAGCGACAACTTCCACGGCCGTACGACGACGCTCATCAGCTTCTCCACGGACGCGGAGGCGCGGACGGACTTCGGGCCGTTCACACCGGGCTTCGACATCGTGCCGTACGGGGACCTGGCCGCGCTGCGGGCGGCGGTCACCGAGGAGACGGTCGCGGTGCTGCTGGAGCCGATCCAGGGTGAGGCGGGCGTGCTGGTGCCGCCGCCCGGCTACCTCGCCGGGGTGCGGGAGGTGACGCGGGAGCGGAACGTCCTCTTCGTCGCGGACGAGATCCAGTCCGGGCTGGGGCGCACCGGCCGCACCTTCGCGTGCGAGCACGAGGGCGTGGTGCCGGACATGTACGTACTGGGCAAGGCGCTCGGGGGCGGGGTCGTGCCGGTGTCGGCGGTGGTGTCGAGCAGGGAGGTGCTCGGGGTGTTCCGGCCCGGTGAGCACGGATCGACGTTCGGCGGGAACCCGCTGGCCTGCGCGGTGGCCCTTGAGGTGATCGCGATGCTGCGGTCGGGCGAGTACCAGCGGCGTGCCGCGGAACTGGGTGACCATCTGCACCGGGAGCTGGGGCTGCTGACGGGCACGGGGCATGTCACGGCGGTGCGCGGGCGGGGGCTGTGGGCGGGCGTCGACATCGCCCCCGAGTACGGCACGGGACGCGAGATCTCCGAGCGGCTGATGGACCGGGGTGTCCTGGCCAAGGACACCCACGGGGTCACGGTCCGGATCGCCCCGCCACTGGTCATCAGCAAGGAGGACCTGGACTGGGGGCTGGCTCAGCTGCGTGCCGTGCTGGGTGCCGATTGA
- a CDS encoding glutathionylspermidine synthase family protein, translating into MERRTIEPRPGWQQTVEHQGLVYPLTRYPDDSLRPYWDESAYYAFSLPEVEALEEVVEELHRMCLEAAEHIVTENRFADLGITDPRVVRAVAEAWRRRDELPSVYGRFDLRYDGTGPAKMLEYNADTPTSLVEAASPQWFWMEDRFPGADQWNSLHERLVAAWKKQSALLPPGSPLYFAHSAADELGEDLMTVAYLKETAQQAGLDTDWISVEEIGWDPLSGRFVDNQLRFIRSCFKLYPWEWLTTDRFADHVLDTLDNGGGTGTTLWIEPAWKMLLSNKALLAVLWELYPGHPNLLPAHLDGPRELATTQGYVAKPLLGREGAGVTVHAPGAAPVVREDEPCCYQELAPLPAFDGNHVVLGAWVVEGESAGLGIRESSGLITDEYARFLPHVIL; encoded by the coding sequence ATGGAACGCCGCACCATCGAGCCCCGCCCCGGCTGGCAGCAGACCGTCGAGCACCAGGGCCTCGTCTACCCGCTGACCCGCTACCCGGACGACTCCCTGCGCCCCTACTGGGACGAGAGCGCGTACTACGCCTTCTCGCTCCCGGAGGTGGAGGCGCTGGAGGAGGTCGTCGAGGAACTGCACCGCATGTGCCTGGAGGCGGCCGAGCACATCGTCACGGAGAATCGTTTCGCCGACCTCGGCATCACCGACCCGCGCGTGGTGCGGGCGGTCGCCGAGGCCTGGCGGCGCCGCGACGAACTCCCCTCCGTCTACGGCCGGTTCGACCTGCGATACGACGGCACGGGCCCCGCCAAGATGCTGGAGTACAACGCCGACACCCCGACCTCCCTCGTCGAGGCGGCGAGCCCCCAGTGGTTCTGGATGGAGGACCGTTTCCCCGGCGCCGACCAGTGGAACTCCCTCCACGAACGCCTCGTCGCCGCCTGGAAGAAGCAGTCCGCCCTCCTGCCGCCGGGCAGCCCCCTCTACTTCGCGCACTCCGCCGCCGACGAACTCGGCGAGGACCTCATGACCGTCGCGTACCTGAAGGAGACTGCGCAGCAGGCGGGCCTCGACACCGACTGGATCTCGGTGGAGGAGATCGGCTGGGACCCCCTCTCCGGCCGCTTCGTCGACAACCAGCTCCGTTTCATCCGCAGCTGCTTCAAGCTCTACCCCTGGGAGTGGCTCACCACCGACCGCTTCGCCGACCACGTCCTGGACACCCTCGACAACGGCGGCGGTACGGGCACGACCCTGTGGATCGAGCCCGCCTGGAAGATGCTCCTCAGCAACAAGGCCCTCCTCGCCGTCCTCTGGGAGCTGTACCCGGGTCACCCCAACCTCCTCCCCGCCCACCTCGACGGACCCCGGGAGCTGGCCACCACCCAGGGGTACGTCGCCAAGCCGCTCCTCGGCCGCGAGGGCGCGGGGGTGACGGTGCACGCACCGGGCGCCGCCCCCGTCGTACGCGAGGACGAGCCCTGTTGCTACCAGGAGCTGGCCCCGCTGCCCGCGTTCGACGGCAACCACGTGGTCCTGGGCGCCTGGGTGGTGGAGGGGGAGTCCGCCGGTCTGGGCATTCGCGAGTCGTCCGGGCTGATCACGGACGAGTACGCCCGCTTCCTGCCCCACGTGATCCTCTAG
- a CDS encoding DMT family transporter, with product MVCALGAAVCFGTATVLQAIAARAAADSGGSGGDAALLLRALRQWRYLAGLALDGLGFLLQIAALRSIPIYAVGAALAASLAVTAVVAARLLHVRLSGVEWAAVGVVCAGLAMLGLASGTEGSEAGSMTLKYWMLGTAVVVLLLGLVGGRMSGRGRALVLGLGAGFGFGVVEVSVRLIDDLAPATLLTNPATYALLIGGGAAFILLTSALQRGSVTTATAGLVIGETIGPALVGVIWLGDRTREGLAWLAVLGFAVAVAGALALARFGEAPVEEE from the coding sequence ATGGTGTGCGCACTTGGTGCGGCGGTCTGTTTCGGTACGGCGACGGTGTTGCAGGCGATCGCCGCGCGGGCGGCGGCCGACAGCGGCGGCTCGGGCGGGGACGCGGCGCTGCTGCTGCGGGCGCTGCGGCAGTGGCGGTATCTCGCGGGCCTCGCGCTGGACGGGCTCGGCTTCCTGCTGCAGATCGCGGCACTCCGCTCCATCCCCATCTACGCGGTCGGGGCGGCGCTGGCGGCGAGCCTCGCCGTGACGGCGGTGGTCGCGGCGCGGCTGCTGCATGTGCGGTTGAGCGGGGTGGAGTGGGCCGCGGTAGGGGTGGTGTGCGCGGGGCTGGCGATGCTCGGACTGGCGTCCGGGACGGAGGGCAGCGAGGCCGGGTCCATGACGCTGAAGTACTGGATGCTGGGGACCGCGGTGGTGGTGCTGCTGCTCGGTCTGGTGGGCGGGCGGATGTCCGGGCGCGGCCGGGCGTTGGTCCTCGGCCTCGGGGCCGGGTTCGGTTTCGGCGTCGTAGAGGTGTCGGTACGGCTGATCGACGACCTCGCACCCGCCACCCTGCTGACCAACCCGGCGACGTACGCGCTGCTCATCGGCGGAGGCGCCGCGTTCATCCTGCTGACCTCGGCGCTGCAGCGCGGCTCGGTGACGACGGCCACGGCCGGTCTGGTCATCGGTGAGACCATCGGACCGGCCCTGGTAGGGGTGATCTGGCTGGGCGACCGCACCCGCGAGGGCCTGGCCTGGCTGGCCGTGCTGGGATTCGCGGTGGCGGTGGCGGGGGCATTGGCACTGGCACGGTTCGGAGAGGCGCCGGTGGAGGAGGAGTGA
- a CDS encoding DUF4232 domain-containing protein, whose translation MRLCHAATALAATSALALTLTACGNGSGNDASGDQSSAPTSSSSATATGGAPAENADAAKDAGSSTGSGSTGTSTGGTGGTGSSGGTGASRCHTAGLGFSFGAGDGKVSSSDDQQQLAVVLKNKTSAACTIQGFPGVDLKSSGGSWSLTRSGATPKKVTLAAGSSTTFTITFLPWNQGSGTEFKATSVVVTPPNETTSTTLAWPGGSVLLQDGATHPGTYTGPVGG comes from the coding sequence ATGCGCCTGTGCCACGCCGCCACCGCACTCGCCGCCACGTCCGCGCTGGCCCTGACGCTCACCGCCTGCGGGAACGGCAGCGGCAACGACGCCTCGGGCGACCAGTCGTCCGCACCGACGTCCTCGTCCTCGGCCACTGCGACCGGCGGCGCCCCGGCCGAAAACGCGGATGCCGCCAAGGACGCGGGCAGCAGCACGGGCAGCGGCAGTACGGGCACCAGCACCGGCGGCACCGGCGGCACCGGCAGCAGTGGCGGCACCGGCGCGAGCCGCTGCCACACCGCCGGGCTGGGCTTCTCGTTCGGAGCCGGCGACGGCAAGGTCAGCAGCTCGGACGACCAGCAGCAGCTGGCCGTGGTGCTGAAGAACAAGACGTCCGCCGCGTGCACCATCCAGGGCTTCCCCGGGGTCGACCTGAAGTCCTCCGGCGGCAGCTGGTCGCTGACCCGCAGCGGTGCGACGCCCAAGAAGGTCACCCTGGCCGCGGGCAGCAGCACGACGTTCACCATCACCTTCCTGCCGTGGAACCAGGGCAGCGGCACCGAGTTCAAGGCCACCTCGGTCGTCGTCACCCCGCCGAACGAGACCACCTCGACCACCCTGGCCTGGCCCGGCGGCAGCGTCCTGCTCCAGGACGGCGCCACGCACCCCGGCACCTACACCGGCCCCGTCGGCGGCTGA
- a CDS encoding DUF3050 domain-containing protein produces the protein MSRYDWNMNHEGIERARSVIESARKEVTTHPIYQRIGSREDMATFMAHHVFAVWDFMSLLKSLQRELTCVDVPWVPRGTEVGRRLINDIVLVEESDELNGGFTSHFELYRAGMTEADADATRIDTFLALITEGHDVPSALRVAQVPGPAAEFVRTTFEIISDRPLHCRAAAFAFSREDLIPDMFDQVIKKEGTDRFPLFCDYLARHIEVDGEEHTPMAMQMVADLCGTDDMRWQEAVETATLALEARVRLWDGIVEAMA, from the coding sequence ATGTCCAGGTACGACTGGAATATGAACCACGAGGGAATCGAGCGGGCGCGTTCCGTGATCGAATCCGCTCGGAAAGAGGTCACCACCCACCCGATTTACCAGCGGATAGGCAGCCGGGAGGACATGGCGACGTTCATGGCGCACCATGTGTTCGCGGTATGGGACTTCATGTCGCTCCTGAAGTCCCTCCAACGGGAACTGACCTGCGTCGACGTCCCCTGGGTGCCGCGCGGCACGGAGGTCGGCCGGCGCCTGATCAACGACATCGTCCTGGTCGAGGAGAGCGACGAACTGAACGGCGGCTTCACCAGTCACTTCGAGCTGTACCGCGCGGGCATGACCGAGGCGGACGCCGACGCGACCAGGATCGACACCTTCCTCGCTCTGATCACCGAGGGCCACGACGTGCCCTCGGCACTCCGGGTCGCCCAAGTCCCGGGCCCTGCCGCCGAGTTCGTCCGCACCACCTTCGAGATCATCTCGGACCGGCCCCTGCACTGCCGGGCGGCCGCGTTCGCCTTCTCCCGGGAGGACCTCATCCCCGACATGTTCGACCAGGTCATCAAGAAGGAGGGCACCGACCGCTTCCCGCTCTTCTGCGACTACCTGGCCCGACATATCGAGGTCGACGGCGAGGAACACACCCCCATGGCCATGCAGATGGTGGCCGACCTCTGCGGCACGGACGACATGCGCTGGCAGGAGGCGGTCGAAACGGCGACGCTGGCCCTTGAGGCGAGGGTCCGGTTGTGGGACGGGATCGTGGAGGCGATGGCCTGA